One genomic segment of Borreliella afzelii includes these proteins:
- a CDS encoding DUF244 domain-containing protein — protein MNNVSEKNQNIKNNGDIKIMHVEQQSFIGCEVFEEKSSPVKEKSKLSKIGKKLPGISSQECFRFNRNIDFSLQRNKLDKYGASEVGNVLIGGAGLKDLMINRVLKYFGMSMPFEENLYMLKGKELENLGFREFVKAYGDDIVVLYKNKYANGVDKYNYFKKMGVSETLVGSTIDGWFINIYGDLELLELLELLEIKSSDSTYMSSAIEEYNKNGNFLSSKYFFKYYVQAQMQLACTGLEYCNLFFLIDAAPVNCKIKRNDALISKVLEFVLKCEQEVFNLRNEIVKNDQFKLLRSNNHDNDAFIKLVEEFVVNSDFYQSGVEFDWVKEFVEYVECIDLEIKTDDEAANLECNLIEIDNLKVELNKIQNENKKREKPIKDLLKIKIDKILEKYPLIVHTNYRFKEFVFNYDPKKRAISDRFKGLLPTSSKVFLPRNMSNIAYANSVPF, from the coding sequence ATGAACAATGTTTCAGAAAAAAATCAAAATATAAAAAATAATGGAGATATTAAAATTATGCATGTTGAGCAACAAAGTTTTATTGGTTGTGAAGTGTTTGAGGAAAAATCCTCTCCAGTTAAAGAAAAAAGCAAATTAAGCAAGATAGGTAAAAAATTACCAGGAATAAGCAGTCAAGAGTGTTTTAGATTTAATCGTAATATTGATTTTAGTTTACAGAGAAACAAGCTTGACAAATATGGTGCTAGTGAAGTGGGTAATGTTCTAATTGGTGGGGCTGGACTTAAAGACTTAATGATCAATAGAGTGCTTAAATATTTTGGCATGAGTATGCCTTTTGAAGAGAATTTATATATGTTAAAAGGCAAAGAGTTGGAAAATTTAGGATTTAGAGAATTTGTTAAAGCATATGGTGACGATATTGTTGTTTTGTATAAAAATAAATATGCCAACGGTGTTGATAAATATAATTATTTCAAGAAAATGGGAGTTTCAGAAACTTTAGTAGGCTCAACAATTGATGGATGGTTTATTAATATTTATGGTGATTTAGAGCTTTTAGAGCTTTTAGAGCTTTTAGAGATTAAGAGTAGTGATTCTACTTATATGAGTAGTGCTATTGAAGAGTACAATAAAAATGGCAATTTCTTAAGTAGTAAGTATTTTTTCAAGTACTATGTGCAGGCACAAATGCAGCTAGCATGTACTGGACTTGAATATTGTAATTTATTCTTTTTAATCGACGCTGCACCGGTTAATTGTAAGATAAAGAGAAATGATGCTTTAATATCAAAAGTGCTTGAATTTGTTCTTAAATGTGAACAAGAAGTTTTCAATTTAAGAAACGAAATTGTTAAAAATGATCAGTTTAAGTTATTAAGATCAAATAATCATGATAATGATGCGTTTATTAAGCTTGTTGAAGAATTTGTAGTAAATAGTGATTTTTATCAATCTGGGGTTGAGTTTGATTGGGTAAAAGAATTTGTAGAATATGTTGAGTGTATAGACCTTGAGATTAAAACCGATGATGAGGCTGCAAATCTTGAATGTAATCTTATTGAGATTGACAATCTAAAAGTAGAACTAAATAAAATTCAAAATGAAAACAAAAAAAGAGAAAAACCCATAAAAGATTTACTTAAAATTAAAATTGATAAAATTTTGGAGAAATATCCACTGATTGTTCATACAAATTATAGATTTAAAGAATTTGTATTCAATTATGATCCTAAGAAAAGGGCAATATCAGATAGATTTAAAGGACTTCTGCCGACAAGCAGTAAAGTGTTCTTGCCTAGAAATATGAGCAATATAGCATATGCAAATAGTGTCCCCTTT
- a CDS encoding chromosome replication/partitioning protein: MDIKVNKRDLSDNGNYIIADSALNHYNSLKEKLKINSKKEIYCKLETLKILKEIKDNEYYKLDGYKSFEAFSKDYRLARAQVYNYLKIANAIEDGIIQEEFLIKNGILETLIILRNKESKTIKKSKQNPIKPLRFQLKKQESYDFYKNHAKFTAFILEELLENQKDFLNKLLKKYKQLKG, translated from the coding sequence TTGGATATTAAGGTAAATAAAAGAGATTTAAGTGATAATGGGAATTATATTATTGCTGATAGTGCATTAAATCATTATAATTCTTTGAAAGAAAAATTAAAAATTAATTCTAAAAAAGAAATTTATTGTAAGCTAGAAACTTTAAAAATTTTAAAAGAAATTAAAGACAATGAATATTATAAACTTGATGGGTATAAAAGTTTTGAAGCTTTTTCTAAAGATTATAGACTTGCAAGAGCACAGGTCTATAATTATTTAAAAATTGCTAATGCAATAGAAGATGGGATTATACAAGAAGAATTTCTAATAAAAAATGGTATATTAGAAACGTTAATTATATTAAGAAATAAAGAGAGCAAAACAATAAAAAAGTCCAAACAAAACCCGATAAAACCCTTAAGATTTCAGCTTAAAAAACAAGAAAGTTATGATTTTTACAAAAATCATGCCAAATTTACGGCTTTTATTTTGGAAGAACTTCTTGAAAATCAAAAAGATTTTCTTAATAAGCTTTTAAAAAAATATAAACAATTGAAAGGATAA
- the bdr gene encoding Bdr family repetitive protein, whose amino-acid sequence MSNLAYNALKIENIRLEFLNKGFSEETIDFILLQNDNYNFEVLKERMNSLEQQIINVEKNFQKDIYSLDVKIDSVKNELNAKIDSVNAKIDNVKNELNAKIDSVNTKIDGVEKTLQKDISSLKNELNASNRTIQVMLIAGITLAPIIYSIFNKYFFN is encoded by the coding sequence ATGAGTAATTTAGCCTACAATGCTCTTAAAATAGAAAATATAAGGTTAGAATTTTTAAATAAAGGGTTTAGTGAAGAGACAATAGATTTTATTTTACTTCAGAACGATAATTACAACTTTGAAGTTTTAAAAGAAAGAATGAATTCTTTAGAACAACAAATAATTAATGTAGAAAAGAACTTTCAAAAAGATATATATAGTTTAGATGTGAAAATAGATAGTGTAAAAAACGAACTTAATGCGAAAATAGACAGTGTAAATGCTAAGATAGACAATGTAAAAAACGAACTTAATGCAAAAATAGATAGTGTAAATACCAAGATAGATGGTGTAGAAAAGACTTTGCAAAAGGATATATCTAGTTTAAAAAACGAACTTAATGCAAGTAATAGAACAATACAGGTAATGTTAATAGCGGGAATAACACTTGCTCCAATTATTTACTCTATATTTAATAAGTATTTTTTCAATTGA